A window from Mogibacterium neglectum encodes these proteins:
- the rpsC gene encoding 30S ribosomal protein S3 has product MGQKVNPHGFRVGVNKNWNSKWFADKSNFADFLVEDNKVRNYVKKKLYAAGVASVVIERSAADKVKVIIATARPGMVIGRSGDGIDELKKNLVKLTGKTVDISIEEVRRAELDAQLTAESIAQALERRVSFRRAMKSAIQRTMKSGAKGIKVLVSGRLGGAEIARSEKYSEGNVPLHTLRADIDYGFAEADTTYGKIGVKVWVNHGEILDKGLKEAIQEQSRNDRRDRKQRRNDKRDKKRSFGNRRNDNRESRPEVKPATTRVRKAPKVTEAAPAPEVVETAQGTEE; this is encoded by the coding sequence ATGGGTCAGAAGGTTAATCCACATGGATTCAGAGTTGGAGTCAACAAGAATTGGAACTCAAAGTGGTTTGCTGACAAGAGCAACTTCGCTGATTTCCTAGTTGAAGACAATAAGGTTAGAAACTACGTTAAGAAGAAGCTTTACGCTGCCGGTGTTGCAAGTGTCGTAATTGAGAGATCTGCAGCTGACAAGGTAAAGGTGATAATTGCAACAGCTAGACCAGGAATGGTAATCGGAAGATCCGGAGATGGAATTGACGAGCTCAAGAAGAACCTCGTTAAACTAACAGGTAAGACTGTAGATATTTCCATCGAAGAGGTTAGAAGAGCTGAGCTTGATGCACAGCTAACAGCTGAGAGCATTGCACAGGCACTCGAGAGAAGAGTTTCTTTCAGAAGAGCTATGAAGTCCGCAATCCAGAGAACGATGAAGTCTGGAGCTAAGGGTATCAAGGTTCTTGTTTCCGGAAGACTTGGCGGTGCCGAAATCGCTAGAAGCGAGAAGTACAGCGAAGGAAATGTTCCTCTACATACTCTCAGAGCTGATATTGATTATGGATTTGCAGAGGCAGACACCACTTATGGAAAGATAGGTGTTAAGGTTTGGGTTAACCACGGCGAGATTCTAGATAAGGGGCTCAAGGAGGCTATTCAAGAGCAGTCCAGAAACGATAGAAGAGATCGTAAGCAGAGAAGAAACGATAAGAGAGATAAAAAGAGAAGCTTCGGAAACAGAAGAAATGATAACCGCGAAAGCAGACCAGAGGTTAAGCCAGCAACTACAAGAGTTAGAAAGGCTCCAAAGGTAACTGAGGCGGCTCCTGCTCCTGAAGTAGTTGAAACTGCACAGGGAACAGAAGAATAA
- the rplV gene encoding 50S ribosomal protein L22: MEAKAIAKYVRMSPSKLKPVTDLVRGKDLNEALTILKFTPGKGAELVEKVVQSAAANAENNFDMNRDELYIAEVYANQGPTMKRFRAGAQGRASMILKRTSHIGVTLKEREAVKAVETVEGGQPDGSEG; encoded by the coding sequence ATGGAAGCAAAAGCAATTGCTAAATATGTAAGAATGTCTCCTAGCAAACTAAAGCCTGTTACTGACCTAGTAAGAGGAAAAGATTTGAACGAGGCATTAACAATCCTCAAGTTCACACCTGGAAAGGGTGCAGAGCTTGTAGAGAAGGTTGTTCAGTCCGCAGCAGCAAATGCTGAAAATAACTTTGACATGAACCGTGATGAGCTATACATTGCAGAGGTTTATGCAAACCAGGGTCCTACAATGAAGAGATTCAGAGCTGGGGCTCAGGGTAGAGCATCCATGATCCTCAAGAGAACAAGCCACATTGGAGTAACTCTTAAGGAGAGAGAAGCTGTTAAGGCAGTAGAAACAGTAGAAGGAGGTCAGCCAGATGGGTCAGAAGGTTAA
- the rpsS gene encoding 30S ribosomal protein S19 — MGRSLKKGPFVEKKLIKRIEAMNESNEKSVIKTWSRPSTIFPQMVGHTIAVHDGRKHVPVYITEDMVGHRLGEFAPTRTYKGHAGDKAK, encoded by the coding sequence ATGGGAAGATCGCTTAAAAAGGGCCCTTTCGTCGAAAAGAAACTCATCAAGAGAATCGAGGCGATGAACGAGTCTAATGAAAAAAGTGTAATCAAGACATGGTCGAGACCATCGACGATTTTTCCTCAGATGGTTGGACATACGATCGCTGTTCACGACGGTCGTAAGCATGTTCCTGTATACATCACAGAAGATATGGTAGGTCACAGACTTGGAGAGTTCGCTCCAACTAGAACTTATAAGGGTCACGCTGGTGACAAGGCGAAATAA
- the rplB gene encoding 50S ribosomal protein L2 — protein MGIKKYNPTTPGLRGMTVSTFEEITANKPEKSLTKTLKKHSGRNVRGKITVRHRGGGYRPKYRIIDFKRIKDGIPATVKTIEYDPNRTANIALLVYADGEKRYIVAPNKLRVGDVVESGPDSDIKVGNALPIANIPVGTIIHNIELKPGKGAQLVRSAGNGAQLMAKEGNYAQVRLPSGEVRMVRINCRATIGEVGNLDHANIQIGKAGRKRHMGWRPTVRGSVMNPNDHPHGGGEGRAPVGRKSPVTPWGKPTLGYKTRNKHKDSNKYIVRRRNAK, from the coding sequence ATGGGAATTAAGAAGTATAATCCAACCACTCCTGGTCTGAGAGGCATGACTGTTTCGACTTTCGAAGAGATAACAGCTAACAAGCCAGAAAAATCCCTTACTAAAACTCTGAAGAAACACTCAGGAAGAAATGTAAGAGGTAAGATCACCGTTAGACATAGAGGTGGCGGATATAGACCTAAGTACAGAATTATCGACTTTAAGAGAATTAAAGACGGTATTCCAGCAACGGTTAAGACTATCGAGTACGATCCAAATAGAACAGCAAACATCGCTCTTCTAGTTTACGCAGACGGAGAAAAGAGATACATCGTTGCTCCTAACAAGCTGCGCGTTGGAGACGTAGTTGAATCTGGACCAGATTCGGATATCAAGGTAGGAAACGCACTACCAATTGCGAATATCCCAGTAGGCACAATCATTCACAACATCGAGCTAAAGCCTGGAAAGGGTGCTCAGCTTGTAAGATCAGCTGGTAACGGTGCTCAGCTTATGGCTAAGGAAGGCAATTATGCTCAGGTAAGACTACCATCCGGCGAAGTTAGAATGGTAAGAATCAACTGCAGAGCTACAATCGGAGAAGTTGGCAACCTTGACCACGCTAACATCCAGATTGGTAAGGCTGGTAGAAAGAGACATATGGGATGGAGACCTACAGTAAGAGGTTCCGTAATGAACCCTAACGATCACCCACATGGCGGTGGTGAAGGTAGAGCGCCAGTTGGACGTAAGAGCCCAGTTACACCTTGGGGTAAACCAACTCTTGGTTACAAGACACGTAACAAGCACAAGGATTCCAACAAGTACATCGTTAGAAGAAGAAATGCTAAATAA
- the rplW gene encoding 50S ribosomal protein L23, producing the protein MKSGYDVILKPIITEQSMDMSADKKYVFKVADTANKTEVRQAVEEIFGVDVAKVNIMNVNGKVKRMGRTVGRTASYKKAIVTLTADSKEIEVFQGL; encoded by the coding sequence ATGAAGAGCGGTTACGACGTAATACTTAAGCCTATCATCACCGAACAGAGCATGGACATGTCGGCTGACAAGAAGTATGTTTTCAAGGTTGCTGATACAGCTAACAAGACCGAAGTTAGACAGGCTGTCGAAGAAATCTTCGGAGTCGATGTTGCTAAGGTTAATATCATGAACGTTAATGGAAAAGTTAAGAGAATGGGAAGAACAGTAGGAAGAACAGCTTCTTATAAGAAAGCAATCGTTACTCTCACTGCGGATAGCAAAGAGATCGAAGTCTTCCAGGGACTGTAA
- the rplD gene encoding 50S ribosomal protein L4, with protein sequence MAKVKMLNTAGAEVGEVTLNDEIFGIEPNEIAVQTVVKNYLANQRQGTQSAKTRSEVRGGGRKPFRQKGTGRHRQGSTTDPTQVGGGIVFAPKPRDYRYAVPKKVKRLALKSVLSAKVADKEVIVLDELKFAEPKTKEMVKVLENIKADKKALIVMDEKDENVVRSASNIQGVRTALVSTMNVYEIINHYSLVLTKAAAERIEEVYA encoded by the coding sequence ATGGCAAAAGTAAAGATGCTTAATACGGCCGGTGCTGAGGTTGGCGAAGTTACATTGAACGACGAAATCTTTGGAATCGAACCAAACGAAATCGCAGTACAGACTGTAGTCAAGAATTACTTGGCAAACCAGAGACAGGGAACCCAATCTGCCAAGACAAGAAGTGAAGTAAGAGGAGGCGGACGCAAGCCTTTCAGACAGAAGGGTACAGGTCGTCACAGACAGGGAAGCACAACAGATCCTACACAGGTAGGTGGTGGAATTGTCTTCGCGCCAAAGCCAAGGGATTACAGATATGCAGTTCCTAAGAAAGTAAAGAGGCTTGCTCTTAAGTCCGTGCTTTCTGCTAAGGTTGCTGATAAGGAAGTCATCGTACTAGACGAGCTAAAGTTCGCTGAGCCAAAGACTAAAGAAATGGTTAAGGTTCTCGAGAATATCAAGGCTGATAAGAAAGCCCTCATCGTAATGGATGAGAAGGACGAGAACGTTGTTAGATCTGCTTCTAACATTCAGGGTGTGAGAACTGCACTTGTAAGCACAATGAATGTATATGAGATCATCAATCATTACAGCCTCGTGCTCACTAAGGCAGCAGCTGAGAGAATTGAGGAGGTATACGCATAA
- the rplC gene encoding 50S ribosomal protein L3, with protein sequence MKTLLGKKIGMTQIFNENGAVVPVTVIEAGPEVVTQVKTVETDGYNAVQVGYEEQKAHRLNKPETGHFEKCGVAPKKYLAEFRVEDGETYEVGQEITVADFEEGMKLDVTGVSKGKGTQGNIKRHGHRRGPMTHGSKHKRLAGALAAGTYPSRVFKGNKAPGRMGRDTVTVQNIVLVKVIADRNLLLVKGAVPGKKGGLLKVKGAVKGQNK encoded by the coding sequence ATGAAAACACTTTTGGGCAAGAAGATCGGCATGACACAGATCTTCAATGAGAACGGTGCTGTAGTACCAGTTACCGTAATCGAAGCCGGACCTGAAGTAGTAACACAGGTTAAGACAGTAGAGACCGACGGCTACAATGCTGTGCAGGTTGGCTACGAGGAGCAGAAGGCACACAGACTCAACAAGCCAGAGACTGGTCATTTTGAGAAGTGCGGCGTAGCTCCTAAGAAGTACCTCGCTGAGTTCAGAGTCGAAGATGGCGAGACTTACGAGGTAGGACAGGAAATCACAGTTGCTGATTTCGAAGAGGGAATGAAGCTTGACGTTACGGGCGTTTCCAAAGGTAAAGGGACGCAGGGTAACATCAAGAGACACGGACACCGCAGAGGACCTATGACTCACGGTTCCAAGCATAAGAGACTTGCAGGTGCTCTTGCTGCTGGTACGTATCCATCAAGAGTCTTCAAGGGCAACAAGGCTCCAGGAAGAATGGGTAGAGATACGGTTACAGTACAGAACATCGTTCTCGTAAAGGTTATTGCTGATCGCAACCTACTTCTCGTTAAGGGAGCTGTTCCTGGAAAGAAGGGCGGACTCCTTAAGGTTAAGGGTGCGGTAAAAGGACAGAATAAATAA
- the rpsJ gene encoding 30S ribosomal protein S10: MSELQKIRIRLKAYDHALLDKSAAKIVETAERTGATVSGPIPLPTEKEVVTIIRAVHKYKDSREQFEQRTHKRLIDITNASTKTTDALAKLDMPAGIDIEIKL, translated from the coding sequence ATGAGCGAACTACAGAAAATCAGAATCAGACTGAAGGCTTATGACCATGCTCTATTGGATAAGTCGGCAGCGAAGATTGTTGAGACTGCTGAGAGAACGGGCGCCACAGTATCTGGCCCTATTCCTCTTCCAACAGAGAAGGAAGTTGTAACAATCATCAGAGCTGTTCACAAGTACAAGGACAGCAGAGAGCAGTTTGAGCAGAGAACACACAAGCGTCTAATCGACATTACAAATGCTTCGACTAAGACAACAGATGCTCTTGCTAAGCTCGATATGCCAGCAGGTATTGATATTGAAATCAAGCTCTAA
- a CDS encoding desulfoferrodoxin family protein, translating into MKKLYKSKSCGTIVGKVFDDGGILSCCGEDMEELVPKTADSTTEKHVPVVECEGNLVKVTVGSTLHPMTEEHHIQFIILETNLGFQRKPLKIDGDPVTTFAIQNGEKVVAAYECCNIHGFWVNELN; encoded by the coding sequence ATGAAGAAGTTATATAAAAGCAAAAGTTGCGGTACTATTGTAGGTAAAGTATTTGATGATGGTGGCATCCTCTCATGTTGCGGAGAAGATATGGAGGAACTTGTACCAAAGACTGCTGATTCAACTACGGAAAAGCATGTTCCTGTTGTCGAGTGTGAAGGAAACCTCGTTAAAGTTACTGTTGGTAGCACACTCCACCCAATGACAGAGGAGCATCATATTCAATTCATAATACTTGAAACTAATCTGGGATTCCAAAGAAAACCTCTTAAGATCGACGGAGATCCAGTTACAACATTTGCCATCCAGAACGGAGAGAAGGTTGTCGCTGCATACGAGTGCTGTAATATTCACGGATTCTGGGTTAACGAGTTAAACTAA
- a CDS encoding histidine triad nucleotide-binding protein: protein MEDCIFCKLAKGEIPTDMVYEDDLISVFRDAAPEAPVHVLMVPKKHVASLNDLEDADRELMGHMMLKIKDIAAQEGLDNGYRTVINTGEDGQQTVHHLHIHILGRRKMTWPPG from the coding sequence ATGGAAGATTGCATTTTCTGCAAGCTTGCAAAAGGTGAGATACCGACTGATATGGTATACGAGGATGATCTGATTTCGGTTTTCCGTGATGCTGCTCCAGAGGCACCTGTACATGTTCTGATGGTTCCCAAGAAGCACGTTGCATCTCTTAATGATTTAGAAGACGCAGACAGAGAGCTTATGGGACACATGATGCTCAAGATTAAGGATATCGCGGCTCAAGAAGGTCTGGATAATGGATATAGAACCGTTATCAATACTGGAGAAGACGGACAGCAGACTGTTCACCACCTACACATACATATTCTTGGGCGTAGAAAGATGACATGGCCACCAGGCTAG
- the mtaB gene encoding tRNA (N(6)-L-threonylcarbamoyladenosine(37)-C(2))-methylthiotransferase MtaB: MKIAFHTLGCKVNQYETEAMKEEFISRGAEVVGEDEAADAYVINTCTVTSVADSKSRKYIRRMKKISPDSVMAVTGCYAQTASEELEVMPDVDIVIGNNLKSTICDEVMKAMELRKAGKETDTETRVLPFSELVGYEETGIVISSESQMQRAYIKIEEGCNRFCSYCKIPYARGTVRSRGIDEIIAEAKALVDRGYKEIVLTGINTALYGSEKGFTFERQDDEEGLSGIEAVLKRLDELEGDFRVRLSSLEPNVVDKEHVERIVKYKRLCRHLHLSIQSGSNDVLKGMKRRYTRDEYLAIVEAIRSVDPLYGITTDIIVGFPGETEEDFADTLDIVDKAVFGRVHAFKFSPRQGTEAAKYKETVTPADKTTRVNELIGRAEYVAQEFQKRNFGVVHRVLVETFEEDYATGYTSNYIKVYIKDKERKLTSGEFTEVKLVANYKEGCLAEVV, translated from the coding sequence ATGAAGATTGCTTTTCATACGCTTGGGTGCAAGGTTAATCAATATGAGACAGAGGCTATGAAAGAAGAGTTCATATCCCGCGGTGCTGAAGTCGTGGGGGAAGATGAAGCTGCTGATGCTTATGTCATCAATACTTGCACTGTGACAAGCGTTGCTGATAGCAAGTCACGAAAATATATAAGACGCATGAAGAAGATCAGTCCTGATTCTGTGATGGCCGTTACGGGCTGCTACGCCCAGACTGCCAGCGAAGAGCTTGAGGTCATGCCTGATGTTGATATCGTTATTGGAAACAACCTCAAATCTACTATCTGCGATGAGGTTATGAAGGCTATGGAGCTTAGGAAAGCTGGCAAAGAGACTGATACTGAGACCAGAGTGCTTCCTTTTAGCGAACTTGTCGGTTATGAGGAGACTGGCATTGTAATCTCAAGTGAGTCGCAGATGCAGAGGGCATATATCAAGATTGAAGAGGGCTGTAACCGATTCTGTTCCTACTGCAAGATCCCTTATGCAAGGGGCACAGTTAGAAGTAGAGGTATAGATGAGATCATCGCTGAGGCGAAGGCGCTTGTGGATAGAGGCTACAAGGAAATTGTGCTGACCGGAATCAATACAGCTCTCTATGGCAGCGAAAAAGGCTTTACGTTTGAGAGACAGGATGATGAAGAAGGTCTTTCTGGTATTGAAGCAGTGCTGAAGAGGCTTGATGAATTAGAAGGAGATTTCAGGGTAAGATTGAGTTCGCTTGAGCCCAATGTTGTGGACAAGGAACACGTTGAACGAATCGTCAAGTACAAGAGACTTTGTAGACACCTGCACTTATCTATACAAAGTGGTAGTAACGATGTTCTAAAGGGCATGAAACGCAGATACACTAGGGATGAATACCTCGCGATTGTAGAGGCCATACGCAGTGTGGATCCACTGTACGGGATTACGACGGACATAATAGTGGGTTTTCCAGGGGAGACAGAGGAAGATTTTGCTGATACTCTTGATATCGTTGATAAAGCGGTATTCGGCAGGGTACACGCATTTAAATTCTCACCGAGGCAGGGCACTGAGGCTGCGAAGTATAAGGAAACAGTGACGCCAGCAGACAAGACGACTCGTGTAAATGAGCTGATCGGTAGAGCGGAATACGTCGCACAGGAGTTCCAGAAGCGTAACTTTGGCGTAGTACACAGAGTGCTTGTGGAAACTTTTGAAGAAGATTATGCTACAGGATATACATCTAACTATATAAAGGTGTATATTAAGGATAAGGAGCGGAAGCTTACCTCGGGTGAATTCACAGAGGTTAAGCTAGTAGCTAACTATAAGGAAGGCTGCTTAGCTGAAGTGGTCTAG
- a CDS encoding VaFE repeat-containing surface-anchored protein, with protein sequence MNIKRIYNCIVSMLCIVMLLGTSQVFALSSSKAPDGSVNIIPPDTAARLQLKVTGSGAKLSALKSGTSDTANLSNGETFARSARTGDEYQINYKLDRGVILEIIALDGGKNASVYGDVDMKGDSATRFVNKNSEGKFIIKLTGGHADFTIKAVNINEGSSVADSANIESDGKARSTEANIVMEGEFDNETGRRGNVHNTNTLERIPESASYDNVSRRMTMSVGAATPRGASSFRSVAASSATEPTRGTVTWHKQYKDNNRNHASIFKVNIDGLIHDAACADGKNFRTAEAGQVVTLTKQASDSLFAKFAYLASTDKWQKSNYDEKEYYFALVCAARRVNGRPAYERVNSRPLINLMMQDAKAYKGEIPENFKSYLAYPTNGSQMMLAWGLKPYGKIEVVKSIGNNIKIAGECKGTYSLAGAVYTVYDEAGTAVGKLTTDEKGRTGTLEVKPGKYTVKETIAPVGYELDKTVYEVKSKAETTSTVQSYDSPVFAPVKIFLEKKTSGDSYMNPSDMTGAEFEVNYYDTIGPIENSKAVRTWKLRTTKDASGKYTAELRDKNLVKGSDPLFVTEQGDAVLPRGTVTIRETKAPAGYLLDKTVYTKKIDGDGAGAAVYFNSGEPSSHVNNPAIPKIGTKAMDIATEDSLAMYGPKTKVKDVVSFSNLYEGETYILEGVLMDKSTGKPLEQNGNKITSQKEFTITAQNSTISDSIASGEIGLEFTFDTTKLAGKDTVVFETLKYKGKEIANHRNINDDNQTLRHPEIKTQAHSVESGTNTGAPSKEEKIIDKVKYKNLIIGKKYKVTGVLMDKDKNKPILDKDDKEITAEKEFTAENADGETELEFRYDSSLRQNKVTVVFETLTYRNVPVAVHADINDSAQSICYPAIGTKMTGNGGAKVVPKAKNVPLVDTVKYENLISGRIYTVKGVLMDKKTSKPYEEDGKVVTGSTTFTSGGNGTASVSFKLNTAKIAGKELVAYEKVYDEKGQLIATHEDINNRDQTIRVTHPTIPRTGDGSLLYMYLGLFLASFIALASLTAIRRCVRL encoded by the coding sequence ATGAATATTAAACGTATTTATAATTGCATCGTCTCGATGCTGTGTATAGTGATGCTTCTTGGAACATCACAGGTTTTTGCGCTAAGTTCAAGTAAAGCTCCTGATGGCAGTGTAAATATCATTCCGCCTGATACGGCTGCGAGACTTCAGCTCAAGGTAACTGGAAGTGGGGCGAAGCTTTCAGCTTTGAAGTCTGGGACTTCAGATACTGCAAATCTATCAAATGGAGAGACATTTGCCCGCAGTGCAAGGACGGGAGATGAGTACCAGATTAATTACAAGCTGGACAGAGGCGTAATTCTTGAAATTATAGCTCTCGATGGTGGAAAGAACGCGAGCGTGTACGGCGATGTGGATATGAAAGGAGACTCGGCTACTCGCTTTGTAAATAAAAATAGCGAAGGAAAATTCATTATTAAGCTGACAGGTGGTCATGCGGATTTTACTATCAAAGCGGTGAATATCAATGAAGGTTCAAGCGTAGCAGATTCAGCTAATATCGAGTCAGATGGTAAAGCGCGTAGTACCGAAGCGAACATTGTAATGGAAGGTGAGTTCGATAACGAAACAGGCAGAAGAGGAAATGTTCATAATACTAATACTTTAGAGCGAATACCAGAGTCTGCGTCATATGATAATGTCAGTAGAAGGATGACTATGAGCGTAGGGGCAGCAACTCCTAGAGGCGCCTCCTCGTTTAGGTCTGTGGCAGCAAGTTCAGCGACTGAACCAACGAGAGGAACAGTAACCTGGCATAAGCAGTACAAGGATAATAACCGTAATCATGCGAGTATATTCAAGGTGAATATCGATGGGCTTATCCATGATGCGGCATGTGCAGATGGTAAGAACTTTAGAACTGCAGAAGCAGGGCAGGTCGTGACACTTACAAAGCAGGCATCTGATTCTCTGTTTGCAAAATTCGCGTACCTTGCCAGTACAGATAAGTGGCAGAAGAGCAATTATGATGAGAAAGAGTATTACTTTGCATTAGTATGTGCGGCTAGAAGAGTTAATGGCAGACCTGCATATGAAAGAGTTAACTCAAGACCTCTAATCAATCTAATGATGCAGGATGCGAAGGCCTACAAGGGCGAAATTCCTGAAAACTTTAAATCTTATCTAGCTTATCCAACGAATGGATCACAGATGATGCTGGCATGGGGGTTAAAACCATATGGAAAGATCGAAGTTGTTAAATCCATCGGCAATAATATCAAGATTGCTGGAGAGTGTAAAGGCACATATTCTCTAGCTGGTGCAGTGTATACCGTCTACGATGAAGCAGGAACTGCAGTCGGAAAACTGACGACAGACGAGAAGGGTAGAACTGGAACTTTGGAAGTGAAGCCTGGAAAATACACTGTAAAGGAGACGATTGCGCCTGTCGGATATGAGCTAGACAAGACTGTTTATGAGGTTAAGAGCAAGGCTGAAACTACGAGCACAGTGCAGTCGTATGATTCACCTGTGTTTGCGCCTGTTAAGATTTTCCTTGAGAAAAAAACTAGTGGTGATAGCTACATGAACCCTAGTGATATGACTGGTGCTGAGTTTGAAGTTAATTATTACGATACTATTGGACCGATTGAGAATTCCAAGGCTGTACGCACATGGAAACTAAGAACGACTAAGGATGCTTCTGGTAAATACACTGCAGAGCTCAGAGATAAGAACCTCGTAAAGGGCAGTGATCCTCTCTTTGTTACAGAACAGGGCGATGCTGTACTGCCTCGCGGAACAGTGACTATTCGCGAGACTAAGGCGCCAGCGGGATATCTTCTAGATAAAACTGTATATACCAAGAAAATCGATGGTGATGGTGCGGGAGCTGCGGTGTACTTCAACTCAGGAGAGCCATCTTCGCATGTCAACAATCCTGCTATCCCTAAAATCGGAACTAAGGCTATGGACATTGCGACAGAGGATTCACTTGCGATGTACGGTCCTAAGACTAAGGTAAAGGACGTTGTGAGCTTCTCTAACTTGTATGAAGGGGAAACATATATTCTCGAAGGCGTGCTGATGGATAAGAGTACAGGAAAACCGCTTGAACAGAATGGTAACAAAATTACTTCTCAGAAGGAGTTCACGATTACCGCACAGAATTCGACCATTTCTGACAGCATTGCAAGTGGAGAGATAGGGCTAGAGTTCACCTTTGATACTACTAAGCTAGCTGGAAAGGACACTGTTGTCTTTGAGACACTAAAGTATAAAGGTAAAGAGATTGCAAATCACCGCAATATAAACGATGACAACCAGACACTTCGTCATCCGGAGATTAAAACGCAGGCACATTCAGTTGAGTCCGGAACAAATACAGGTGCCCCTAGCAAGGAAGAGAAAATCATCGACAAGGTTAAGTACAAGAACCTTATCATCGGCAAAAAGTATAAGGTGACAGGAGTCCTAATGGACAAGGATAAGAATAAACCTATCCTTGATAAGGATGACAAAGAGATTACTGCAGAAAAAGAATTCACAGCTGAGAATGCAGACGGAGAAACAGAGCTCGAATTCAGATACGACTCGAGCCTACGCCAGAATAAGGTGACCGTAGTATTCGAAACACTGACATACAGAAATGTTCCTGTGGCAGTGCATGCTGATATCAATGATTCTGCGCAATCCATCTGCTACCCAGCTATTGGAACCAAGATGACTGGTAATGGCGGCGCGAAAGTAGTTCCAAAGGCAAAGAATGTACCGCTGGTTGATACAGTCAAGTATGAGAATCTGATTTCAGGACGTATCTATACTGTAAAAGGTGTTTTAATGGACAAGAAGACCAGCAAGCCCTACGAAGAAGACGGAAAAGTTGTGACAGGAAGTACCACTTTTACAAGTGGAGGAAATGGCACAGCATCAGTATCATTTAAACTTAATACGGCCAAGATTGCCGGCAAGGAGCTCGTAGCATATGAAAAGGTGTATGACGAGAAAGGACAGCTCATTGCAACACATGAAGATATAAATAACCGAGATCAAACGATCAGAGTTACACATCCAACAATTCCAAGAACTGGCGATGGTTCACTGCTATATATGTATCTTGGACTATTTCTAGCGTCATTCATCGCCTTAGCCTCGTTGACCGCTATAAGGAGGTGTGTTAGACTTTAA
- a CDS encoding YdbC family protein produces the protein MATNNERSVTYKILDHIGVLATYKNNWSKELNLIQWNDRTPKFDIRDWDSDHEHMSRGITLHEDEARELSRLLADRFEDMPASEDEGN, from the coding sequence ATGGCAACTAATAATGAAAGAAGTGTAACCTACAAGATTTTGGACCACATCGGGGTACTTGCTACCTATAAGAACAATTGGAGCAAGGAACTTAATCTAATTCAGTGGAATGACAGAACACCAAAGTTCGATATTCGTGACTGGGACTCTGATCACGAGCATATGAGCAGAGGGATTACTTTGCATGAGGATGAGGCTAGGGAACTCTCTAGGCTCCTCGCTGATAGGTTCGAGGATATGCCAGCTTCAGAAGATGAAGGCAATTAG
- a CDS encoding gamma carbonic anhydrase family protein: protein MDNREVKKLGLYDDSVFIADGVQLSGPENIKIGKDVNIWYNSVLRSSGKDIVIGDRTNIQDGSVIHIATNGGTYIGADVTIGHMSIIHGCTIGASTLIGMGSIIMDDAKIGCECIVGAGSLVTQGKEFPDGVLIMGRPAKVIRELSPAERAEIAGEAASYVETARKEMKSIRD from the coding sequence ATGGATAATAGAGAGGTAAAAAAGCTAGGGTTATACGATGATAGCGTATTCATCGCTGATGGTGTGCAGCTTAGCGGACCTGAGAATATTAAAATTGGTAAGGACGTGAATATCTGGTACAATTCTGTGCTGCGCTCTAGTGGCAAAGACATTGTAATTGGGGACAGAACCAATATCCAGGATGGCTCTGTAATTCATATCGCGACAAATGGCGGGACATACATAGGAGCTGATGTGACAATAGGTCATATGTCGATTATTCACGGCTGTACGATAGGCGCTTCGACGCTTATCGGTATGGGGTCGATAATAATGGATGATGCAAAAATCGGGTGTGAATGTATCGTCGGAGCGGGCTCTCTCGTAACTCAGGGCAAAGAATTCCCCGATGGCGTGCTCATAATGGGTCGTCCGGCCAAAGTGATCAGAGAACTCAGCCCTGCAGAAAGAGCGGAAATCGCTGGTGAAGCAGCTTCGTATGTGGAGACAGCTCGCAAAGAGATGAAAAGTATTCGTGATTAG